In Monodelphis domestica isolate mMonDom1 chromosome 3, mMonDom1.pri, whole genome shotgun sequence, the following proteins share a genomic window:
- the TMEM64 gene encoding transmembrane protein 64 isoform X2 — protein sequence MWSSTGSMLQLLPKLLKYAALQSRRQELLTRWGPPRAGGGGDPADRLPRGCGSGGGESAGAAGALLSPYQERNSLQSDLELPAVGSSYPGNSTSGGGGGTAAAASATAEVRTWRYCCLLGTCWCKSFLLVCALAALCFSSLSLVRHYLQHLLLWVESLDSLLGVLLFIVGFIVVSFPCGWGYIVLNVAAGYLYGFVLGMGLMVVGVLIGTFIAHVVCKKLLAHWVASKIEGSEKLSAVVRVVEGGSGLKVVALARLTPIPFGLQNAVFSITDLSLPNYLMASSIGLLPTQLLNSYLGTTLRTMEDVIAEQSFSGYFVFCLQGYPCLYLLPLIVSISSVLLTVFFIHSI from the exons ATGTGGAGCTCCACTGGGAGCATGCTCCAGTTGCTCCCCAAGCTCCTCAAGTACGCCGCTTTGCAGAGCCGGCGGCAGGAGCTGCTAACTCGCTGGGGCCCGCCGCGGGCAGGAGGAGGCGGCGACCCGGCGGACCGGCTCCCTCGGGGgtgcggcagcggcggcggcgagAGCGCTGGGGCTGCGGGCGCATTGCTTAGCCCCTACCAGGAGCGCAACAGTTTGCAGTCAGACTTGGAGCTGCCCGCGGTGGGCAGCTCCTATCCCGGGAACAGTaccagcggcggcggcggcggaacAGCCGCTGCTGCCTCTGCTACCGCCGAGGTGAGGACCTGGCGTTACTGCTGCCTCCTGGGCACCTGTTGGTGCAAGAGCTTCCTGCTGGTGTGCGCCCTGGCCGCCCTGtgcttctcctctctttccctggtCCGCCACTACCTGCAGCATCTCCTCCTGTGGGTCGAGAGCCTGGACAGCTTGCTGGGCGTGCTCCTCTTCATAGTGGGTTTCATTGTGGTCTCGTTCCCCTGTGGCTGGGGCTACATCGTGCTGAATGTGGCCGCTGGCTACTTGTATGGCTTTGTGCTTGGCATGGGGCTCATGGTGGTGGGGGTCCTCATCGGCACCTTCATCGCGCACGTGGTCTGCAAGAAGCTGCTGGCCCACTGGGTGGCCTCCAAGATCGAGGGCAGCGAGAAGCTGAGCGCCGTAGTCCGAGTGGTGGAGGGGGGAAGCGGTCTCAAAGTGGTGGCCCTGGCCCGACTGACCCCGATACCTTTTGGACTTCAGAATGCAGTGTTTTCG ATTACAGATCTTTCATTACCCAACTATCTGATGGCATCTTCAATTGGACTGCTTCCTACCCAGCTCCTAAATTCTTATTTGGGTACCACCTTACGTACAATGGAGGATGTTATCGCAGAACAGAGTTTTAGTggctattttgttttttgtttacaG GGTTATCCATGCCTCTATTTACTGCCATTGATAGTGAGTATATCATCAGTATTGTTGActgttttttttattcattctatatAA
- the TMEM64 gene encoding transmembrane protein 64 isoform X3: MWSSTGSMLQLLPKLLKYAALQSRRQELLTRWGPPRAGGGGDPADRLPRGCGSGGGESAGAAGALLSPYQERNSLQSDLELPAVGSSYPGNSTSGGGGGTAAAASATAEVRTWRYCCLLGTCWCKSFLLVCALAALCFSSLSLVRHYLQHLLLWVESLDSLLGVLLFIVGFIVVSFPCGWGYIVLNVAAGYLYGFVLGMGLMVVGVLIGTFIAHVVCKKLLAHWVASKIEGSEKLSAVVRVVEGGSGLKVVALARLTPIPFGLQNAVFSITDLSLPNYLMASSIGLLPTQLLNSYLGTTLRTMEDVIAEQSFSGYFVFCLQKTLQNKIEKKGVSEMKHFKTKEL; this comes from the exons ATGTGGAGCTCCACTGGGAGCATGCTCCAGTTGCTCCCCAAGCTCCTCAAGTACGCCGCTTTGCAGAGCCGGCGGCAGGAGCTGCTAACTCGCTGGGGCCCGCCGCGGGCAGGAGGAGGCGGCGACCCGGCGGACCGGCTCCCTCGGGGgtgcggcagcggcggcggcgagAGCGCTGGGGCTGCGGGCGCATTGCTTAGCCCCTACCAGGAGCGCAACAGTTTGCAGTCAGACTTGGAGCTGCCCGCGGTGGGCAGCTCCTATCCCGGGAACAGTaccagcggcggcggcggcggaacAGCCGCTGCTGCCTCTGCTACCGCCGAGGTGAGGACCTGGCGTTACTGCTGCCTCCTGGGCACCTGTTGGTGCAAGAGCTTCCTGCTGGTGTGCGCCCTGGCCGCCCTGtgcttctcctctctttccctggtCCGCCACTACCTGCAGCATCTCCTCCTGTGGGTCGAGAGCCTGGACAGCTTGCTGGGCGTGCTCCTCTTCATAGTGGGTTTCATTGTGGTCTCGTTCCCCTGTGGCTGGGGCTACATCGTGCTGAATGTGGCCGCTGGCTACTTGTATGGCTTTGTGCTTGGCATGGGGCTCATGGTGGTGGGGGTCCTCATCGGCACCTTCATCGCGCACGTGGTCTGCAAGAAGCTGCTGGCCCACTGGGTGGCCTCCAAGATCGAGGGCAGCGAGAAGCTGAGCGCCGTAGTCCGAGTGGTGGAGGGGGGAAGCGGTCTCAAAGTGGTGGCCCTGGCCCGACTGACCCCGATACCTTTTGGACTTCAGAATGCAGTGTTTTCG ATTACAGATCTTTCATTACCCAACTATCTGATGGCATCTTCAATTGGACTGCTTCCTACCCAGCTCCTAAATTCTTATTTGGGTACCACCTTACGTACAATGGAGGATGTTATCGCAGAACAGAGTTTTAGTggctattttgttttttgtttacaG
- the TMEM64 gene encoding transmembrane protein 64 isoform X1, protein MWSSTGSMLQLLPKLLKYAALQSRRQELLTRWGPPRAGGGGDPADRLPRGCGSGGGESAGAAGALLSPYQERNSLQSDLELPAVGSSYPGNSTSGGGGGTAAAASATAEVRTWRYCCLLGTCWCKSFLLVCALAALCFSSLSLVRHYLQHLLLWVESLDSLLGVLLFIVGFIVVSFPCGWGYIVLNVAAGYLYGFVLGMGLMVVGVLIGTFIAHVVCKKLLAHWVASKIEGSEKLSAVVRVVEGGSGLKVVALARLTPIPFGLQNAVFSITDLSLPNYLMASSIGLLPTQLLNSYLGTTLRTMEDVIAEQSFSGYFVFCLQIVISIGLMFYVVHRAQVELNAAIVACEMELKTSFVKGNKPNTSGSSFFSKKTLAFSGGGINIV, encoded by the exons ATGTGGAGCTCCACTGGGAGCATGCTCCAGTTGCTCCCCAAGCTCCTCAAGTACGCCGCTTTGCAGAGCCGGCGGCAGGAGCTGCTAACTCGCTGGGGCCCGCCGCGGGCAGGAGGAGGCGGCGACCCGGCGGACCGGCTCCCTCGGGGgtgcggcagcggcggcggcgagAGCGCTGGGGCTGCGGGCGCATTGCTTAGCCCCTACCAGGAGCGCAACAGTTTGCAGTCAGACTTGGAGCTGCCCGCGGTGGGCAGCTCCTATCCCGGGAACAGTaccagcggcggcggcggcggaacAGCCGCTGCTGCCTCTGCTACCGCCGAGGTGAGGACCTGGCGTTACTGCTGCCTCCTGGGCACCTGTTGGTGCAAGAGCTTCCTGCTGGTGTGCGCCCTGGCCGCCCTGtgcttctcctctctttccctggtCCGCCACTACCTGCAGCATCTCCTCCTGTGGGTCGAGAGCCTGGACAGCTTGCTGGGCGTGCTCCTCTTCATAGTGGGTTTCATTGTGGTCTCGTTCCCCTGTGGCTGGGGCTACATCGTGCTGAATGTGGCCGCTGGCTACTTGTATGGCTTTGTGCTTGGCATGGGGCTCATGGTGGTGGGGGTCCTCATCGGCACCTTCATCGCGCACGTGGTCTGCAAGAAGCTGCTGGCCCACTGGGTGGCCTCCAAGATCGAGGGCAGCGAGAAGCTGAGCGCCGTAGTCCGAGTGGTGGAGGGGGGAAGCGGTCTCAAAGTGGTGGCCCTGGCCCGACTGACCCCGATACCTTTTGGACTTCAGAATGCAGTGTTTTCG ATTACAGATCTTTCATTACCCAACTATCTGATGGCATCTTCAATTGGACTGCTTCCTACCCAGCTCCTAAATTCTTATTTGGGTACCACCTTACGTACAATGGAGGATGTTATCGCAGAACAGAGTTTTAGTggctattttgttttttgtttacaG ATTGTTATAAGTATAGGCCTCATGTTTTATGTAGTACATCGAGCTCAAGTGGAATTGAATGCAGCAATTGTAGCATGTGAAATGGAACTGAAAACCTCTTTTGTTAAAGGCAATAAACCAAACACCAGTGGCTCTTCATTCTTCAGCAAGAAGACCCTAGCATTTTCTGGAggtggaatcaatattgtatga
- the TMEM64 gene encoding transmembrane protein 64 isoform X4 yields the protein MWSSTGSMLQLLPKLLKYAALQSRRQELLTRWGPPRAGGGGDPADRLPRGCGSGGGESAGAAGALLSPYQERNSLQSDLELPAVGSSYPGNSTSGGGGGTAAAASATAEVRTWRYCCLLGTCWCKSFLLVCALAALCFSSLSLVRHYLQHLLLWVESLDSLLGVLLFIVGFIVVSFPCGWGYIVLNVAAGYLYGFVLGMGLMVVGVLIGTFIAHVVCKKLLAHWVASKIEGSEKLSAVVRVVEGGSGLKVVALARLTPIPFGLQNAVFSIVISIGLMFYVVHRAQVELNAAIVACEMELKTSFVKGNKPNTSGSSFFSKKTLAFSGGGINIV from the exons ATGTGGAGCTCCACTGGGAGCATGCTCCAGTTGCTCCCCAAGCTCCTCAAGTACGCCGCTTTGCAGAGCCGGCGGCAGGAGCTGCTAACTCGCTGGGGCCCGCCGCGGGCAGGAGGAGGCGGCGACCCGGCGGACCGGCTCCCTCGGGGgtgcggcagcggcggcggcgagAGCGCTGGGGCTGCGGGCGCATTGCTTAGCCCCTACCAGGAGCGCAACAGTTTGCAGTCAGACTTGGAGCTGCCCGCGGTGGGCAGCTCCTATCCCGGGAACAGTaccagcggcggcggcggcggaacAGCCGCTGCTGCCTCTGCTACCGCCGAGGTGAGGACCTGGCGTTACTGCTGCCTCCTGGGCACCTGTTGGTGCAAGAGCTTCCTGCTGGTGTGCGCCCTGGCCGCCCTGtgcttctcctctctttccctggtCCGCCACTACCTGCAGCATCTCCTCCTGTGGGTCGAGAGCCTGGACAGCTTGCTGGGCGTGCTCCTCTTCATAGTGGGTTTCATTGTGGTCTCGTTCCCCTGTGGCTGGGGCTACATCGTGCTGAATGTGGCCGCTGGCTACTTGTATGGCTTTGTGCTTGGCATGGGGCTCATGGTGGTGGGGGTCCTCATCGGCACCTTCATCGCGCACGTGGTCTGCAAGAAGCTGCTGGCCCACTGGGTGGCCTCCAAGATCGAGGGCAGCGAGAAGCTGAGCGCCGTAGTCCGAGTGGTGGAGGGGGGAAGCGGTCTCAAAGTGGTGGCCCTGGCCCGACTGACCCCGATACCTTTTGGACTTCAGAATGCAGTGTTTTCG ATTGTTATAAGTATAGGCCTCATGTTTTATGTAGTACATCGAGCTCAAGTGGAATTGAATGCAGCAATTGTAGCATGTGAAATGGAACTGAAAACCTCTTTTGTTAAAGGCAATAAACCAAACACCAGTGGCTCTTCATTCTTCAGCAAGAAGACCCTAGCATTTTCTGGAggtggaatcaatattgtatga